One window of Bacillus sp. THAF10 genomic DNA carries:
- a CDS encoding DNA-3-methyladenine glycosylase, producing the protein MGIMNMKGPYDFDRVLDRLSIDPLMVVDKKERSVKVPMYKENAPIVVKVKAIGTKQEPAFDLTSTADLTENEKNHIKTIFQWDKPLQDISDHFANTELATIFEEHEGTPLVLDFDLYHCLMKCIIHQQVNLKFAHTLTQRFVHTFGFEKEGVWFYPKPEDVATLDYEQITDLKMSRRKAEYIIDTSKLIATGKLPLYSLEEKTDDEILKELIKIRGIGPWTVQNLLLFGLGRPNLFPIADIGIQNALKKLKGLDQKPTAMQMQEWAKDWEPYLSYASLYLWRSIEPQPEELVK; encoded by the coding sequence ATGGGGATAATGAACATGAAGGGGCCATATGATTTTGATCGTGTACTGGACCGCTTATCAATCGACCCACTGATGGTGGTGGATAAAAAAGAACGCTCTGTCAAGGTTCCAATGTACAAAGAAAACGCACCAATCGTCGTGAAAGTGAAAGCAATTGGAACAAAGCAGGAGCCAGCTTTTGACCTAACAAGCACAGCCGATTTGACTGAAAACGAAAAGAACCATATAAAAACCATTTTTCAATGGGACAAGCCACTTCAGGATATTAGCGATCATTTTGCGAACACAGAGCTTGCGACCATATTTGAGGAACATGAGGGCACACCACTTGTTCTTGATTTCGACCTCTACCACTGCCTAATGAAATGCATCATCCACCAGCAGGTCAACTTGAAGTTTGCGCACACTCTGACACAACGATTTGTCCATACATTTGGTTTTGAAAAAGAAGGGGTTTGGTTTTACCCGAAGCCAGAAGATGTGGCAACTCTCGACTATGAACAAATTACGGATCTTAAAATGAGCCGTCGTAAAGCAGAATACATTATTGATACATCAAAGCTAATTGCTACAGGAAAGCTACCATTATATAGCCTAGAGGAAAAAACAGACGATGAAATTCTAAAAGAACTCATAAAAATAAGAGGAATTGGACCTTGGACCGTGCAAAATCTGTTATTATTCGGGCTGGGCCGTCCAAATCTTTTTCCAATTGCAGATATTGGCATTCAAAATGCCCTAAAAAAACTAAAAGGACTCGACCAAAAGCCAACTGCCATGCAAATGCAGGAATGGGCCAAAGACTGGGAGCCATACTTGAGCTATGCCTCTCTTTATCTCTGGAGAAGCATCGAACCGCAACCTGAGGAGTTAGTAAAATGA